Proteins encoded within one genomic window of Polaribacter sp. NJDZ03:
- a CDS encoding response regulator: MNSLTILLIDDDEIERMKFKKVCYDNNSLSNIVEAVNGKEALSILNKAEYLFNIIILDLHMPEMNGLEFLGNLKADIRYKNIPIIVMSNSDDHEELKKCYDFGISGFFTKPVQFSKYAVKVESLLNYWKENKYN; the protein is encoded by the coding sequence ATGAATTCCCTCACCATATTACTTATTGATGATGATGAGATAGAAAGAATGAAGTTTAAAAAGGTTTGTTATGATAATAATTCCCTTTCTAATATTGTGGAAGCAGTAAATGGAAAAGAGGCCTTAAGTATTCTAAATAAAGCAGAGTATTTATTTAATATTATAATTCTAGACCTACATATGCCTGAAATGAATGGGCTTGAGTTTTTAGGTAATTTAAAAGCTGATATTAGGTATAAAAATATACCTATAATAGTGATGTCTAATTCTGATGATCATGAAGAATTAAAGAAGTGTTATGATTTTGGAATTTCTGGTTTTTTTACAAAGCCAGTACAATTTTCTAAATACGCTGTAAAAGTAGAATCACTATTAAATTATTGGAAAGAGAATAAATATAATTAA
- the accC gene encoding acetyl-CoA carboxylase biotin carboxylase subunit — MFKKILIANRGEIALRVIRTCKEMGIKTVAVYSTADAESLHVRFADEAVCIGPAPSSESYLKMSNIIAAAEITNADAIHPGYGFLSENAKFSRLCEEHNIKFIGASGQMIDQMGDKANAKSTMIAAGVPCVPGSEGVIVDFEDCEKIAAESGYPVMLKASAGGGGKGMRAVLKAEDLREAWDSARHESKAAFGNDDMYMEKLIEEPRHIEIQIVGDSYGKACHLSERDCSVQRRHQKLTEETPSPFMTDALRKKMGTAAVKAAEFIKYEGAGTVEFLVDKHRNFFFMEMNTRIQVEHPITEEVVNYDLIREQILVAAGVPISGKNYFPQMHSIECRINAEDPYNNFRPAPGKIATFHSPGGHGVRVDTHVYAGYMIPPNYDSMIAKLITTAQTREEAINKMKRALDEFVIEGVKTTIPFHRQLMDHPDYVAGNYTTKFMEDFVMK, encoded by the coding sequence ATGTTTAAAAAAATATTAATTGCCAACAGAGGAGAAATAGCACTTCGTGTTATTAGAACCTGTAAAGAAATGGGGATTAAAACTGTGGCAGTATATTCTACTGCGGATGCAGAAAGTTTGCATGTAAGATTTGCAGATGAAGCAGTTTGTATTGGTCCAGCTCCAAGTTCTGAATCATACCTAAAAATGTCTAATATTATTGCAGCTGCAGAAATTACAAATGCAGATGCAATTCACCCAGGTTATGGGTTTTTGTCTGAAAATGCTAAATTTTCAAGATTATGTGAAGAGCATAACATAAAATTTATTGGTGCTTCTGGTCAGATGATTGATCAAATGGGAGATAAAGCAAATGCTAAATCTACTATGATTGCTGCCGGTGTACCTTGTGTACCAGGTAGTGAAGGTGTTATTGTAGACTTTGAAGATTGTGAAAAAATTGCAGCAGAATCCGGTTACCCAGTAATGTTAAAAGCTTCTGCCGGAGGTGGAGGTAAAGGTATGCGTGCTGTTTTGAAAGCAGAAGACTTAAGAGAAGCTTGGGATTCTGCAAGACATGAATCTAAAGCAGCCTTTGGTAATGATGATATGTATATGGAAAAGCTTATTGAAGAGCCAAGACATATAGAAATTCAGATTGTTGGAGATTCTTACGGAAAAGCATGTCATTTATCAGAAAGAGACTGTTCTGTTCAACGTCGTCATCAAAAGTTAACGGAAGAAACTCCTTCTCCTTTTATGACAGATGCTTTAAGAAAAAAGATGGGAACAGCAGCTGTAAAAGCAGCCGAATTTATAAAATATGAAGGTGCAGGAACTGTAGAGTTTTTAGTTGACAAGCATAGAAATTTCTTCTTTATGGAGATGAATACGCGTATACAAGTAGAGCATCCTATTACAGAAGAAGTAGTAAATTATGATTTAATTAGAGAACAAATTTTAGTAGCTGCAGGTGTGCCTATTTCTGGGAAAAATTATTTTCCTCAAATGCACTCTATAGAATGTAGAATAAACGCAGAAGATCCATATAATAATTTTAGACCCGCTCCAGGAAAAATTGCAACTTTTCATTCTCCAGGAGGTCATGGAGTAAGAGTAGATACGCATGTATATGCTGGTTATATGATTCCGCCAAATTACGATTCTATGATTGCTAAGTTAATAACTACTGCTCAAACAAGAGAAGAAGCTATTAATAAAATGAAACGCGCATTAGATGAGTTTGTGATAGAGGGGGTTAAAACAACAATTCCTTTTCATAGGCAATTAATGGATCATCCAGATTATGTTGCAGGAAACTATACAACTAAATTTATGGAAGATTTTGTTATGAAATAA
- a CDS encoding Lrp/AsnC family transcriptional regulator, which yields MKIDGIDKKIIRSLVKDARIPILSIARDVGISGAAIHQRLRKLEKSELIDSYQMVINPKALGYTTIAFVGVFLETTAVLSSIIKRLKEIREVVECHYTTGNFTIFIKVLCKDNVDLMCLLDTKIKMINGVTKFETFISLNQQIDRQIHI from the coding sequence ATGAAAATAGACGGTATTGATAAAAAAATTATAAGAAGTTTAGTAAAAGATGCAAGAATACCTATTTTAAGCATTGCTAGAGATGTTGGTATTTCTGGAGCAGCAATTCATCAAAGATTAAGAAAATTAGAGAAATCTGAATTAATAGATAGTTATCAGATGGTAATAAACCCAAAAGCTTTGGGATATACTACAATTGCTTTTGTAGGTGTGTTTTTAGAAACTACAGCAGTACTATCATCTATCATAAAAAGACTTAAAGAGATTAGAGAAGTGGTAGAATGCCATTATACAACTGGTAATTTTACAATTTTTATTAAGGTATTGTGCAAAGACAATGTAGATTTAATGTGTTTGTTAGATACCAAGATAAAAATGATTAATGGTGTTACTAAATTTGAAACATTTATTTCTCTCAATCAGCAAATTGATAGACAAATACATATCTAG
- a CDS encoding transposase yields MLFPENTGSYLSIDETAFSNGDLYTIVTNKNANGKKGALLAMIKGTKAEDVIRILNKISLKQRKKVKEVTLDMAANMGLIVKKSFPKAVLVIDRFHVQKLALDALQEIRIKHRWEAIDKDNDAIENARNNSLKYVPKLLPNGDTLKQLLARSRYLLYKSSNKWTNSQQERAEILFKTYPDIEKAYNLCQNLSWIYNQTKDKTVALTRLAKWDENVRQAKFKSFNTIARTMSIHYQNILNYFDNRSTNASAESFNAKIKAFRAQFRGVRNIKFFLFRLSNIYA; encoded by the coding sequence TTGCTTTTTCCTGAAAATACTGGAAGCTATCTTTCCATAGATGAAACAGCATTTTCTAATGGAGATTTATATACTATCGTGACTAATAAAAATGCGAATGGAAAAAAAGGTGCTTTACTGGCCATGATTAAAGGCACTAAAGCAGAAGATGTTATTAGAATCCTTAATAAAATCTCTTTAAAACAACGAAAAAAAGTAAAAGAAGTAACCTTAGACATGGCAGCAAACATGGGGTTAATCGTTAAAAAATCATTTCCAAAAGCAGTACTAGTTATAGATCGATTTCATGTGCAAAAATTAGCTTTAGATGCTTTGCAAGAAATTAGAATTAAACATCGTTGGGAAGCAATAGATAAAGATAACGACGCCATAGAAAATGCTAGAAACAACTCCTTAAAATATGTTCCTAAACTACTACCAAATGGAGATACTCTAAAACAATTATTAGCTAGAAGTAGATACCTATTGTATAAATCTAGTAACAAATGGACTAACTCCCAACAAGAAAGAGCTGAAATACTTTTTAAAACTTATCCAGATATAGAAAAGGCATACAATTTATGTCAAAACTTATCCTGGATTTACAATCAAACAAAAGATAAAACCGTTGCCTTAACTAGACTTGCTAAATGGGATGAAAATGTAAGACAAGCGAAGTTTAAAAGCTTTAATACCATTGCTAGAACAATGTCTATACATTATCAGAATATACTCAACTATTTTGACAATAGAAGTACAAATGCTTCTGCAGAATCGTTTAATGCTAAAATAAAAGCATTTAGAGCACAATTTAGAGGTGTTAGAAACATCAAATTTTTCCTTTTTAGACTCTCAAATATTTATGCCT
- a CDS encoding transposase, with translation MDTSIELIKLLLPEILVNYFKLTKHEVKNEELHFYFTELNTIPEEFKTLKLSSKGFFPEATIQDFPIRGKNVFLHVIRRRWIDDNSKKLVIRDWQLVAKGTRITSEFAAFLKQISL, from the coding sequence TTGGATACTTCAATTGAGCTTATTAAATTATTACTACCAGAAATACTTGTTAACTATTTTAAACTTACCAAACACGAAGTTAAAAATGAAGAACTCCATTTCTATTTCACTGAGTTAAACACAATTCCTGAAGAATTTAAAACACTTAAATTAAGCTCTAAAGGATTTTTTCCAGAAGCCACTATTCAAGATTTTCCTATTCGAGGTAAAAACGTTTTTCTACATGTTATTAGAAGGCGTTGGATTGATGATAATTCTAAAAAATTAGTGATAAGAGATTGGCAGTTAGTAGCAAAAGGCACTAGAATTACTAGTGAATTTGCTGCTTTTTTAAAACAAATCAGTCTGTAA
- a CDS encoding beta-ketoacyl-ACP synthase III, whose amino-acid sequence MTKITAAITAVGKYVPEYVLTNKELETMVDTNDEWITSRTGIKERRILKGEGLGTSYMAIKAAEELLKKSNVDPAEIDLIIIGTATPDLPIASTAAYVASEIGAINAFGYDLQAACSSFLYGMSTAASYIESGRYKKVLLIGADKMSSIIDYKDRATCIIFGDGAGAALFEPNYEGLGLQDEYLRSDGIGRDFLRIEAGGSLMPTTKETVAADKHFVYQEGKTVFKYAVSNMADVAGKVLERNNLTENDIQWLVAHQANKRIIEAISKRVGMPSEKVMMNIQKYGNTTSATLPLLLADYESQLKKGDNLIFAAFGGGFTWGAAYVKWAYNS is encoded by the coding sequence ATGACAAAAATCACTGCAGCAATTACAGCAGTAGGGAAATATGTTCCTGAATATGTTCTAACCAATAAAGAGTTAGAAACTATGGTAGATACTAATGATGAGTGGATTACCAGTAGAACAGGGATTAAAGAAAGAAGGATTCTAAAAGGAGAAGGTTTAGGTACTTCTTACATGGCTATAAAAGCTGCGGAAGAATTATTGAAAAAATCAAACGTAGATCCTGCAGAAATAGATTTAATTATTATTGGTACTGCAACTCCAGATTTACCTATAGCATCTACAGCGGCTTATGTGGCATCAGAAATAGGAGCAATAAATGCTTTTGGTTATGATTTACAAGCAGCATGTTCTAGCTTTTTATACGGTATGTCTACTGCAGCTAGTTATATAGAATCTGGTAGGTATAAAAAAGTATTATTAATAGGAGCAGATAAAATGTCTTCTATAATAGATTATAAAGATAGAGCTACTTGTATTATTTTTGGTGATGGAGCAGGAGCTGCATTGTTTGAACCTAATTATGAAGGTTTAGGTTTACAAGACGAGTATTTAAGAAGCGATGGTATAGGGCGAGACTTCTTAAGAATTGAGGCAGGCGGGTCTTTAATGCCAACAACTAAAGAAACTGTTGCAGCAGATAAGCATTTTGTATATCAAGAAGGTAAAACTGTTTTTAAGTATGCAGTTTCTAATATGGCAGATGTTGCCGGAAAAGTATTAGAAAGAAATAATCTTACTGAAAATGATATTCAATGGTTAGTAGCGCATCAAGCTAATAAAAGAATTATTGAAGCAATTTCTAAAAGAGTAGGGATGCCATCAGAAAAAGTAATGATGAATATTCAAAAATACGGAAATACTACATCAGCAACTTTACCACTTTTACTGGCAGATTATGAAAGTCAATTAAAAAAAGGAGATAATTTAATTTTTGCGGCATTTGGTGGCGGTTTCACATGGGGAGCAGCTTACGTTAAATGGGCGTATAATTCATAA
- a CDS encoding Hpt domain-containing protein, whose translation MEEPNLNYIKELSGGDKEFEESILIVLKNEFPEEFLLFNEDFKNKEYAEAADKVHKLKHKISILGLKKGFELASRFELDLKNNETKLYNDFVNVLNKIHVYLKV comes from the coding sequence ATGGAAGAACCAAATTTAAATTATATAAAAGAGCTTTCTGGAGGAGATAAGGAATTTGAAGAAAGTATCTTAATAGTTTTAAAAAATGAATTTCCAGAAGAATTTTTACTTTTTAATGAAGATTTTAAGAATAAAGAGTACGCAGAGGCTGCAGATAAAGTACATAAGTTAAAACATAAAATTAGTATTTTAGGTTTAAAAAAGGGATTTGAATTAGCATCTAGATTTGAGCTAGATTTAAAAAACAATGAAACTAAATTATATAACGATTTTGTAAATGTTTTAAACAAAATTCATGTATATTTAAAAGTCTAA
- the accB gene encoding acetyl-CoA carboxylase biotin carboxyl carrier protein, producing the protein MDIKEIQNLIKFVAKSGASEVKLEMEDVKITIRTGSGKTETTILQAAPMAGMPQVAAPIAQPVAASEAAPQAESEDSKYITVKSPIIGTFYRKPSPDKPNFVEVGTDISVGDTVCVIEAMKLFNEIESEISGKVVKILVDDSSPVEFDQPLFLVDPS; encoded by the coding sequence ATGGACATTAAAGAGATTCAAAATCTTATTAAATTTGTAGCTAAATCTGGCGCTAGCGAGGTAAAGTTAGAAATGGAAGATGTAAAGATTACTATTAGAACAGGTTCTGGTAAAACAGAAACTACAATTTTACAAGCAGCTCCAATGGCAGGTATGCCTCAAGTAGCAGCACCTATTGCTCAACCGGTTGCAGCTTCTGAAGCAGCTCCACAAGCCGAAAGTGAAGATTCTAAATATATTACTGTAAAGTCTCCTATTATAGGAACTTTTTATAGAAAACCATCACCAGATAAACCTAATTTTGTAGAAGTAGGAACAGATATTTCTGTAGGAGATACTGTTTGTGTTATTGAAGCAATGAAATTATTTAATGAAATAGAATCTGAAATTTCAGGTAAAGTCGTTAAAATTTTAGTGGATGATTCTTCTCCTGTAGAATTTGATCAGCCATTATTCTTAGTTGATCCATCGTAA
- a CDS encoding LytTR family DNA-binding domain-containing protein, protein MNCIVIDDDATARLIIKKLCADFKEITVLEEFDSAIEAMKYLNSNAVDLIFLDIHMPTFSGFDFIQALKSPPKIILTTSDKNFALQAFEYECVVDYLVKPIAKVRFNKSLQKLASLKQTDITPNTTVAANEDSDFIYVSVERRLVKINIPSIYFVEAKGDYINIKTGTKSYIVHSTLKKIEDKLPTSLFLRIHRSFIINVSEIVDIEDNSVLIQKSVIPISRSNKSELMRRLNLL, encoded by the coding sequence ATGAATTGTATAGTAATAGATGATGATGCAACTGCAAGATTAATTATTAAGAAGCTATGTGCTGATTTTAAGGAAATTACTGTTTTAGAGGAGTTTGATTCAGCTATAGAGGCTATGAAATATCTTAATTCAAATGCAGTAGATTTAATATTCTTAGATATTCACATGCCTACATTTTCTGGTTTTGACTTTATTCAAGCATTAAAATCGCCTCCTAAAATAATTTTAACAACATCAGACAAAAATTTTGCACTACAAGCATTTGAGTATGAATGTGTAGTAGATTATCTTGTAAAACCTATTGCTAAAGTAAGGTTTAATAAGTCTTTGCAGAAATTAGCCAGTTTAAAGCAAACAGATATTACTCCAAACACAACAGTTGCTGCCAACGAAGATTCTGATTTTATTTATGTAAGTGTAGAGAGAAGACTTGTTAAAATTAATATTCCGAGTATTTATTTTGTAGAAGCAAAGGGAGATTATATTAATATCAAGACAGGTACTAAAAGTTATATTGTACATTCTACACTAAAGAAAATAGAAGATAAGCTGCCTACTTCTTTATTTCTTAGAATACACAGGTCTTTTATTATTAATGTTTCTGAGATAGTAGATATTGAGGATAACAGTGTACTTATTCAAAAAAGTGTTATTCCAATTAGTAGATCTAATAAAAGTGAATTAATGAGAAGATTAAATTTGCTTTAA
- a CDS encoding transposase — protein sequence MLFPENTGSYLSIDETAFSNGDLYTIVTNKNANGKKGALLAMIKGTKAEDVIRILNKISLKQRKKVKEVTLDMAANMGLIVKKSFPKAVLVIDRFHVQKLALDALQEIRIKHRWEAIDKDNDAIENARNNSLKYVPKLLPNGDTLKQLLARSRYLLYKSSNKWTNSQQERAEILFKTYPDIEKAYNLCQNLSWIYNQTKDKTVALTRLAKWDENVRQAKFKSFNTIARTMSIHYQNILNYFDNRSTNGSTQKVVE from the coding sequence TTGCTTTTTCCTGAAAATACTGGAAGCTATCTTTCCATAGATGAAACAGCATTTTCTAATGGAGATTTATATACTATCGTGACTAATAAAAATGCGAATGGAAAAAAAGGTGCTTTACTGGCCATGATTAAAGGCACTAAAGCAGAAGATGTTATTAGAATCCTTAATAAAATCTCTTTAAAACAACGAAAAAAAGTAAAAGAAGTAACCTTAGACATGGCAGCAAACATGGGGTTAATCGTTAAAAAATCATTTCCAAAAGCAGTACTAGTTATAGATCGATTTCATGTGCAAAAATTAGCTTTAGATGCTTTGCAAGAAATTAGAATTAAACATCGTTGGGAAGCAATAGATAAAGATAACGACGCCATAGAAAATGCTAGAAACAACTCCTTAAAATATGTTCCTAAACTACTACCAAATGGAGATACTCTAAAACAATTATTAGCTAGAAGTAGATACCTATTGTATAAATCTAGTAACAAATGGACTAACTCCCAACAAGAAAGAGCTGAAATACTTTTTAAAACTTATCCAGATATAGAAAAGGCATACAATTTATGTCAAAACTTATCCTGGATTTACAATCAAACAAAAGATAAAACCGTTGCCTTAACTAGACTTGCTAAATGGGATGAAAATGTAAGACAAGCGAAGTTTAAAAGCTTTAATACCATTGCTAGAACAATGTCTATACATTATCAGAATATACTCAACTATTTTGACAATAGAAGTACAAATGGATCAACACAAAAAGTTGTGGAGTAA